ATTTGATCTTTATAAGAAATTCAGAGTAATTGAGAGCTTATGAAAAGTGCCCAGCCTATCTGTTTACCGCATGTGAGTCAGGTGTCTGGACAGTCCACTGGCCCTCCCACAGCATTGGTCCAGCACCTTGGTACAGATGTCAGCTTTGGGGCCTCAGTGTGGAGGGCCAAGTACTCCTACCTGAGGATACCCTTTGTGCCCTGCCCAAGACCCCTGGGAGAAGCAAGGCCTCCAGAAGCTGTGACTTTCCTTTCCAGGTGATTGTGTCCAGGGGGGGCCGCTTTCTGGAAGCCCCAGTCTCAGGGAACCAGCAGCTGTCTAATGATGGGATGTTGGTGATCTTAGCAGCCGGAGACAGGGGCTTATATGAGGACTGCAGCAGCTGCTTCCAGGCAATGGGGAAGACCTCCTTCTTTCTAGGTAACATATCTGCCCACCTGTCGGGCCACATCCCCTCTAGACTGCACTGATGACAACGTCAATCCCGCACGGCCTCTCTGCCTGGGGCCCCCGTGGGAAGGTTTCCTTTGACTTGCACAGTCAGTGCCTGGAAGGAGGAAGAGCCAGAAGGGTCAGAGCCAGTTCTGTCAGGGGCAGGTGAATGGGGCCTTCCCTGGGTGTAGAGGTGGGTCCaagcagggatgggggtgggcagaaaATCCCTGCCTGCAGGATTCTTGGGAAATGACCATGATTCTTTGCTTTGGGCAGGTGAGGTTGGCAATGCAGCCAAGATGATGCTGATTGTGAATATGGTCCAGGGGAGCTTCATGGCCACCATTGCTGAGGGGCTAACCCTGGCCCAAGTGACAGGCCAGTCCCAGCAGACACTCTTGGACATCCTTAATCAAGGACAGTTGGCCAGCATCTTTCTGGACCAGAAGTGCCAAAGTAAGTTGCCTTTGGCCTCCCTTCTTGCATTATAGTCTTTATTAGAGCTGAGGAACTGTTCCACGCAGCTGTCAGAACAGTCCGTTCTTCAGGTACTTATTGGGTATGAAAGATACACTCTCTCAAGTTAGTGCATGCCCTTAGGTAGAGAGGGCACACAGTGGATGGGATTTGAGGGTACAGGCTGGGAACTCGTCTCTTGGGTATCTGAGGGGGACAGAAATGCTGGTTGTTGAGCCCTGATACTACTGCAGGTGGTTTCTTAGGCCCTTCTGGTTCTTCTGATAAGTGGCTTTCTCTCCTCAGATATCCTGCAAGGAAACTTTAAGCCTGATTTCTACCTGAAATACATTCAGAAGGATCTTCGCTTAGCCATTGCGCTGGGCGATGCCGTCAACCATCCGACTCCTATGGCAGCTGCAGCCAATGAGGTAACTAACTGCAAGAGCCAGTGGCACAAGTACCAGCAgccttccctttatttttcttctgttattcctctcttttacttattttggcTGTTCTTTACTCTCTGGTCTAACCTCTCAGTGTGGAATGTCAGATCGTTTGGTTTAGACCTGCATTTTCTAACAGGAGCATTAAAAGCTGGACGTCTTCTTTTGAGCCATGCttatttcccttgtgatttcttctttgacctgtAGATTACTCAAAAGTTTATTGAATATTTAGAGTTTTCCcagatgtctttttttaaagattttatttatttatttttagagagggaagggaggggcagagagagaaacatcaatgtgcggttgctggggatcatggcctgcaacccaggcatgtaccctgactgggaatcaaaccactgcgctcaatccactgagctacgccagccagggccctagatGTCTTAATGGTTATTGATTTCTAATAATCTCTTTTATAGTCAAAAAATATGCCCAGTAtgatttttaagtctttaaataATGAGCTTGTTCTGTGGCCCAGCAGATGGTCTGTCTTGCTGGGTGTGTCATGTGCAAATAAGACAACTGTTGTCTACAGTTGTTGGATGCTTTGCTCTGCAGGTATCAGTTAGGTGAAGGTGATTGGCATTGTTTTCATACTACCTTTACTGACCTTTCCTCTGGTTCTTTCAGTTGCTGAGAAAGGAATATTAAAATCTCCAACTATGATTGTGAAattatcttctttaattctgtccATTTTGCTTAATGCCTTTAaacttatttattatgtattccTGATGAATTTACcctttcattattattatgaaatgtctcttgatctttgttttgaaatctgttgtCTGGTTTTAATATTACTACTACAGCCTTCTTGTGCCTACTATTTTCATggtatatctttttctatccacttactttcagcctgtgtctTTAAATTGTATGTTTTGTAGACAATCTGTAATTGGGCCTTGAGTTTTTATCCATTCTGACAATATCTGCCTATTAATTGGAgcttaattaactttttaaaatttttattgattttagagagatagaggaagtggtgggagagagagagagagaagcatcgatttgttgttgcacttatttatgcattcattgactaattctcgtatgtgccctgaccaaagatcaaacccacaaccttggtgtgttgggacaACACTAACCAATTGGGCTACCTGACCAAGGCCATCATTAACATTGCTTTTGAATGACACTTACTAAGCACCTACATATGCactttttgaaaacaattttttagaaGTTCAGCATTCTTAACCTGATAGAAatgtaatcttaaaaaaaaaaagctgagcaGTATTTATCTTTACCATAgagttaaaataaaactattttatgaaACACatagattcatttattttagaagctATAGCTTCAAGAGCTATAAGCTGATACACATTTTCATTCAGGTTAAATTCTTACAGGGCTCAAGTGGCTTATTactgcaaagaaaaaagtaaaaaaaaatcaaaaacaaaattatgctCATTTCAGACCTGCCTTTTCATAGTTTATAATCTTCTGTCCCTAAATTCTGTATCTTCTGTTCCTTCCTTGCGAGAATATCTCCAAGTACTTAACTTCACTCTTTCAGGTTGCGGTACAATGTCAGGTTTCTCTCTAGTTTCACCTGTGGGTCTTCTCTTGGCAGTAGACTCATCTCTTGATGAGTTTGTCTTTAACTGTAGTTGCTTCCGAATAGTTCTATGTGTGGCTTGTACTGGCAGCACTTGATGAGGTGATTTCTGACTTGCCCCCACCATCATTCCTTTGCTTGGAAACAGACATTTTGGTTAATTTCTCAGTGGAGTGTGGCATTTTCTGGCCATTTGTTTGGATCATGTAACTTTAGGCTCTCTAGTCATTGGATCTTAAAGTTAACCAGTCCATTAACATTTAGTCTGTCTTCACATCTGTTGTATGATTGGATTCAGAGCTACTGGTTTATTATTtgattgcttttctcccttctggtgTTTGTCTATTCCTCCTTTCATGCcttattttgtgttatttcaatATCTTTTTAGAATTCTATTTTAGATATCTATTggcttttttaatcctcatctgaggacatgcttattgatttttagggaggggaagggagggagagaaagagggagagaaaaatagatgtaagagagaaacattatcggttgcctcttgtacatgtcCCAGCTAGAGACCAAAGtttcaacctaggcatgtgccctaccaggaatcaaacctacaacctttcagtttactggacgatgctccaaccaagtgagccacaccagccaaagctctATAGGCTTTTTAACgatgcattatttttcttctgtttttgttctaggGATTGCGATACACATTTAATTCCATGGTTTACTTAGAGTTAATATTTACCAAAAACAGATCCATCTACCTCTCTGTTCCTCATCCTTTAagtcagggtttctcaacctggacactattaacattttgttgtCGAAACTGTCTTGTGCATTACAGTATGTTAACAGCATCCCTGTCCTCTACCCACTAGCTGCCAGCAGCACTCCCAGATACATCCAGACATTACCAATATCCCCTGAAAGGTGAAATCCCCCCATGTTGAGAATGCCTGCTTTAGGTTACAGGTGTCCTATGTGTCATATCTGTCTTTGTTTTAAACCCACCAATGTTGAAATGTTTTACTTTAAGTAgtcatatgtattttaaagaaattaagtggaaaaatcattttataatttttctaatttacgATTTCCAGTGTTCTCCATTCCTTTCTGAAGAATTTAATTTCTCTCTCGTGTTAATTCCTTTCAGGTGGGAGAACTTacatttagcatttcttgtaatgcAGGTCTACTGGTGATAATTGGTTTTATCTGAAAAAGTCTTTAGCCTTCATTCTGAATTGCAGCTTCACCTAAGCTATAATGGACACTTAATTATGGTAGCTCCAACTggactatatatattttttcttttttaagaaaaaaaaaaaatgcagccctggccaggtagctcagttggttggagcattgtcctgatatgccaaggttatagATTGGATCCCTGTTCTTTACCATACAAGgacatatacaagaagcaaccaatgaatgcacatataagtggaacaataaattgatatttctcccacccccttctcttcctcttcttctctctttctaaaatcaataaagagaaatttaaaaaaaaaaaaagagccagccATGTGGGGAAGGAACCTTGTGTCCCGCTGCATTTCCTCGGCATGACTGGATGCCATACTGCCCTTGTCGAACAACGGCTGTTTAATTCTTTTCACACATCCAGTTAGTCACCTAGTATCTCCAGGGCAGCTGTTAATTGCCAAGCACCATACTAGGCTCTGGGGACAGGTTGGTGTACGTTTTAATGGAAGGAGGCACAAAATAATCACATAGGTATTTAAACAAGAAAGAATTTCAGGTGGTCagaaatatagataaaatagGACATGGTAAGTAGATAGAGGTGACAAGGTAAAGTGCTACAGCCACTGCTTTAGATGAGGTGGTCAGGAAATGCCTTTGGGAAGAAGCCAGCCAGGTTGAGGGAAGGGCGTCCTATGCAGAGGAAAGGGCAGGGACAGTAGTAGCCTGGAGAATAACATGGGAAGTCCTTGGAGGGTCTTCAGCAAGAAAGCACATACTTATAATACTGGGTTCTACCTCTGTGGTGACACTCTAAAAATTATACATCCCTCACTCCATTTAACCCTCACCATAACCCTGTTACCTTCTCCAAGATATCAAAAGGCAGTGGCTGAGGTATTTTGTCCAAATTAGCAAAGGAACCAGGAGTCATACCCAGACAGCCTGGAATCCAGAACCTACCCATCTAACCACATCTAAAACCACCTCCAGAAAGCACATCCAGGTCTTTACGCCAGCTGTGTGGTCAGAGATTGAGCCCATCTAATTctttttcaggtgtacaaaagAGCCAAGGCACTGGACCAGTCTGACAACGATATGTCTGCCGTGTACCGAGCCTACATACACTAAGCCCCCACTCCCCTAATCTTCCCTCTGACCCCTTCTTCATCACATGGGGTTGAGGTCCTGGCACTTCACTCTGGACCAGTCCACCTGTCTCGATCTCCTTTTATACAGACTTTGAGACCTGCCATCAGCACAGCACACAGCATTACTCTTCCCTTGAAGGTcttgggaaggggagaggtgTCAGCAGGATTGATCAGCCTGTGGCAAAGCTCTTGAGCTGGGCACTGGCCCCCAAACCAGGTGGCTccgtgtatacacacacacacacacacatacacacacaccactggCTCTTATTCCAGGATAGAAGCTGCCCAGAAACTGctgcctggcttttttccccttctctcaagCTTCTCTTATCTCAGACCCCTTCCAATCAAGGAACTAGAACCAGCAGTGAGAACTGGAAGCCTTCCCACTGCTTCCCTCAGCAAAGAGGTGTGGTCATGCCCACATTCCCCACTGGATGGATCCCTTGCGGAGAGAGGCTGTGGGCCAAGATGAACCAGCACAGACTAATGGAGGATCCTGTGGGCCCTCCAACCTCAGGTGCCCAGCTGATGAGGATTGTCATGTTTAAGTTACCAACATGCAACCAACTCTCCAGAAATGCCTTTGTGAACTGAAAAGAGATTGGCAAAGTCAAGCAAAGACAGGGCTCTGGCTTTCCAGGGAGAGCAGCAGTTAGCCTGTAGGTAGGCTCATAGAAGCCTACTCTCCCTCACTGCTCTTCAGCACTCATCCTAGTCGCCATCACTATGGAGTCCTGGGCTGGGATCGGACTTCCTTTCTTTGGTGTAGGGAGAGCTCTCTCCTCAACAGGCTGTTTTAGTATTTGGATTTTCATCCCAGCCCGTGGGAAGGGGTTCCTGAGGGCCATCagtgagggaagggaagagcTCCTTCCTGTTTCCATTATGCCACAGACTTCTCCTGGTTCTGAAGAGCCACTCTGACCCAGGTCCCCTCACAGCAGTCCCACCTTCTCCAGCCCCTGTATAAGTCCTCTGCATGCCCGCCTCtccattctccctttcccctttcctcccatgGAGAGTATTTCTTCCTGTCGTCTGTCCCTTTAGCCCAGACCCAGCCTGACCAGTGATGACCATTTCTTAGGCTCAGCTCTTGAAACGGAATGAGTATCTTCACTTCAGCCAGCAGCTTGGTCTTCGGTGCTTCCAGGGCCCTGGGGTCTgtcaggagggaagaggagaactGGGCCTGAGTGAACCTGAACTAACGCTCGGAGGTGGATCCAAGGCATCCTTGAGGATCTAGTATTTCTCCTTGGATAGGGGACCAGAGGGGCTTGGAATGTGGCATAAGAACAAGGAGAAGTCACCTAAAGGATGTCAATGTTGTCTGCCTCTGCATGGGTTCTTTTCAAAGTCACATTTTGCCAGAAGGTCAGCATTTATAGTgaatacataattatatttaaaaaatgaggtggCCACACTGGTGTGGGTCCCTCCCCCTCACAACTTCAGTCCTTTTCCATTGATCAGAACCCAGGTTATAGGATCTCAGAGGACATGAGGGGAGACCAGGGAAGATGCCTGTGATTTTTGGCACAGTTGATTTCACCAGGATTCTGACTGAACACAAAGCCTGTTATAGTCCTAGCTGGACActcgggggtgggagtggggggaagatGCTGTAATGAAACTGGTTAGTCAATGTTGTCTTAATATTGTTGGCAATTCTGTAAAGttcctttttattaatatttctgtttAAGCTATCTCACGTTTGTTTTGAAGTCCTtcccttttgaaaagaaaatgtgacacaTTGTGAAAAAGCTTGTAAGAAAGCCCCTCCTCTGCcacccttttttcccctttaaacaaCAAATCTGGTAATTAAGgttgtgaatttttatttttgctttgtttttaatgaacatGTCTTTCAGAATAGAATTGTGTGATGATGTTTaaatggcaaaaggaaaaaaacgaTTTTGTGCAATTAACAAAAGGCTACTGCAAGCAGAATAAAACGTTTCTTGGTAACACAGCTGTGACTGACAACCTTGGCGGTTGCCTGCGCCCAAACACCAACCGCCCAGagtggagggaagaagagggcgGAGGTTAACTCAGTGGGGCTGCTGCTTTGGGGAGGCCGAGCCAGAGCAGGTTACCACCTCAGCCAATCGTCAATCGCCAGGGGCAGTAAGAGCAAGCCATTCCTTTGGCCAATGGAGCGCAAATAGGTAAAGACACCCTATCAGAGCCCAGAAGAGGCGGGTCGAGGGCCACAGCCCTGTAGCCTAAGCGCAGCCGCGTTGCCGCAATGTGACAGCGGCTCCCGGTGGCATCCTCAGCGAGCGAAGGCAAAGGAGTTCTTAACGCAGCCAGTCTGGTTCCAgccgggagtggggtggggtgggagtccTCTCAGCCAATCAGCATTGTGAGGAGGTGGTTTAGAGGTGGGATTGGTTCCCTTCAGCCAATAGGCAGTGGGGGTAGGCCCAGATGCAGAGTACTGACCGAGGGAGGAGGACCGCTTACCGGCGAGGGCCGCTTACCGGAGACCGTAGCTGGGCAGCGAGGGGCAGCCATGGCGGCTGCGATGGCAGCGACAGCGGTGGAGCGTGCAGTACTGGTGAGGCGTACAGTCCGCTGGGGCAAGGTTGGGGCGGTGGGTCCGGGTGGCTGATAGCGGCCTGTCTCGCAGGAGGAGGAATTCCGATGGCTGCTTCACGATGAGGTGCACGCTGTGCTGAAGCAGCTGCAGGACATCCTAAAGGTAACGCCTCCCGGGGCGGCAGCGGACCTTTGTGCGTTCCCACCTTCCCTAGCTTACCCTGACGCGGCTCCTTCCCTCGGGCGGCTACACCAGCCTCCTTCGCGCTTGCTGTGTTCTCTCGTGCGGTGTTCAAACGCAGTTTTGGCGTCAGTGGACTTGGAGCCTAGTTGGGGACCCCAGAAGGTACTTACCCGTTTCTCCAGGCAGCTGTGTGAATGCCATGGACCTGGTATGAGCCCCGGGGTCCGGACGGCGAAGGTCTTAAGGCAGTGACATTTAATCTGAGATCAGGGACCCCAACATTGTGACATTAGCCAAGTACTcagtctctctgggcctccttttCGTCCTTAGCAAAAAGGATGTAACGGTATCTGCCTCACAGTGCTCTCATGAAGATAAGCTAGTCAATTCACAAATGTCAGGGCATTGCCTAGTATGACCAGAATTGCGAGTCGTCTTGACTACTGTGGCTCCTGACCCTGTTGTTCACCCCTGAGCACCTGGACTGACCTGGGAAAGTATTCCCATTATATACCCCCCATGTCAGACACTACAGGTACTCAGAGAATAGGGAAGGAGCAGGCATTGCCTCCCGTAGGACCTGAAATTCAGGCCatgtgggaggagccagagaagCAGTAAGGTGCCCTGGAGGCTTGGGTTAGGTGTCCCCATGAGGCCAGCCCACCTGTTCCTCTCCTAGCCAACCTGGGATTGGGGCTTCTGGAAGGAGCACTGGGCTGGATTGAGTGAACTTTGCCCCACTCTCCTATTCTCCCCAGGAGGCCTCTCTCCGCTTCACTCTGCAGGGCTCAGGCACAGAGGGGCCTGTCAAGCAAGAGAACTTCATTCTGGGCAGCTATGGGTGAGCCCTGGCTCTGCGGAAACCCCTGGGATGGGCTCCTTAGGAGGGTGGGACACTGGGGCTGGAACATCCTGTGACAGCCAACCAGAAGCAGACCACTGGGATGGCTGGGCGGTAGGAGGGATTAGATTCAGACTCTGCTTTGACCCCAATGTGTTGTAGCACTGACCAGGTGAAAGGCGTGCTGACTCTGCAAGGGGACGCGCTGAGCCAGGCGGTGagtcctggcccctcccccctttGCTTGTTTCTGGAGAAGCCAGTGAGGAAGAGCATGGGAGCCTGCTGCTTAGCTCTGCCACCAGCTGGCTGTGTGACGCTGGGCAGGATTCTTgacccttctgagcctcagtttccttataaaATGACAGTTACCCCCAACCATTTCATGAGATTGGTGTGTGGTTTCTGTAAGATGTGCAGAAAGGGGATGCTTTGTAAATGATCCAGCCCTGAGTCTACACCCAGTGAAGCATGGGCATTGGCAGGATTAGGCTGGCCCCAGATCCAAGTGGAATCAGCCAACACCCGAGCTCCATCTGCACCCAACCTGTGTCAGGTGCCAGGGCATGGGGGAAGGTCCCTCTCCTTCCCGGGTAGGTATTCGGTCCATTGGCCTGTGCAGGTATTCTCTGTCTGCCCAGTCACATACCTCCTTCCACCTAAGGCCACCTTCCCCATTCTTGGTCTCTTTCTCTTTGTGATTTCTCTTGGGCCTGAGTTCCTGTTTCCTGACCTCCCTGTTCACCCCCAAATGGCCATGGTATTGGGAGTCCATCCCCCTACTCCCTAGAAGTATCTGGGGCCTAAACCGCCACTATTTCAGCCCCCTGGCTTATAGGCTCACAGTGGCCAAAAGCCTAAGGGCATCCCTTTGCCCAGCTTATAACCCTCTCACCCATTAGGACGTGAACCTGAAGATGCCCCGCAACAACCAGTTGCTGCATTTTGCCTTCCGGGAGGACAAGCAGTGGAAGTTGCAGCAGGTAACCAGGACCTTCCCTGACCAGAGCTCAGGCCAcaagggcaggcagaggcaggcaggcctgtACAGTGGTACTAAGGCCTCCAGGGGCTGGACACTGAGAATTTGCTGCTACAGCAAGCCTGGTACAGTGTTTCCTGGCAGCAAAGCCAGGGTGGGCGGGGCATGGGACTCCAGAGACTAGCTTTGTGGTAAGTGAACCTGTCCATACTCCCTAGCCAAAGACATAGGAACTTCCCCCTGAACAAGTCACTCCCTTCCCATGCTTCCAGGGGCTTTCCATGGCTCCTGAGGACAAAAATCCATGCTCCCTATCAACTCCTATGTGACTGGGCCCCAGCTTTTGCTCCCCCACAACTGGCCACCAGCAGTCtccacctctgggcctttgctcGTTCTTGTCTCCCTGCCTGGAATCCTCTCCACCAGCTTTTCTCATGACAAGAGTAATGAATGTCAACTCAAGAGTCACCTCCCTGGGGCCTCCTCTGCCTGCCATGTAAAGAGGCTCCCTGATCTCCCCTCATcaccctgtttattttttttgtgcaAGCCATGCAGTCTGTTATCTTGTGCCTTTACTGTGTTACCATCTGTCCTCCTTTAGAAAGTGAGCTACATGAGGCCAGGAACCAAGCCCACCTTAGtctgtgcccagcacccagccagggcaggaagtacATAGTTATGGAACTGTGGGGGAGTATGGAGGAAGTGTCATGAAAGcagcacccacccacccctccaagGATGACAGCCCTTCAGAGTGCGTGCCCATGGGCTAGAGCTGTGAGACCATGGCTACTGTGAATCTGGCACATCTccctgctgggccccagcccaCTGACCACAGAGTGGCACTGTTTTCAGATCCAGGATGCCAGGAACCACGTGAGCCAAGCCATTTACCTTCTCAACAACCGGGATGACAGCTACCAGTTCAGGACAGGAGCAGAGGTCCTTAAGGTGAGCTGCCTGCAGGGATAGGGGAGCCAAGttccccacacccagccctgaCCTGTGACCGGGTCCCTGGAGTACTCTGCCCCCACGTCCTCAGGTGTAGCTGACAGTTGATTCTTCACCTCAATGCACACATGTCTGTTGAGCCACAGTCAAATGGCTCACAGCTCCAGAATCAGACCTGGGTTCTGATCCCAGGGCCTTTGCTATAAGCTGTTCAACCTCAAGTCACTTACTTAGTCACCCTGTGCCTCAGTATCCTTCCCTGTAAAAGGAGAACAAGATATAGTGACTACTAACTGTGATAATGCAGGTAAAGCGGCCCCTCATAAGTGCTTCATAAATAGTAGCTACTAAGCTACTAGTTGTAGTACTAgcagtaggaagaaaaaaaaaaaacttaacaaagtCAGTTCACAAAGCATGGAGGAAAAACTTCAGTCTGGATGCCCAGACTTGCTGTGTGTTGTTAGCCAGTTCACCTACCCTCCCTGGACCTCTGATTCTTCATATGAAACTTGGAACTAGATGGACTGAGGTCCCTCCCAGAAGACTACCCTGGGGGTATAAGCTGCAGCCCATATGCCTCCACCCAATAGTTTTGCCTAGGTCATCCTAGTACCCACAGCCACAGCTGGAGGCGGTGGAAGCTGGGCCTCTAAGGAGTCCAAGCCAGGGCT
This sequence is a window from Phyllostomus discolor isolate MPI-MPIP mPhyDis1 chromosome 3, mPhyDis1.pri.v3, whole genome shotgun sequence. Protein-coding genes within it:
- the ROGDI gene encoding protein rogdi homolog isoform X1, which gives rise to MAAAMAATAVERAVLEEEFRWLLHDEVHAVLKQLQDILKEASLRFTLQGSGTEGPVKQENFILGSYGTDQVKGVLTLQGDALSQADVNLKMPRNNQLLHFAFREDKQWKLQQIQDARNHVSQAIYLLNNRDDSYQFRTGAEVLKLMDAVMLQLTRARNRLTTPATLTLPEIAASGLTRMFAPALPSDLLVNVYINLNKLCLTVYQLHTLQPNSTKNFRPAGGSVLHSPGAMFEWGSQRLEVSHVHKVESVIPWLNDALVFFTVSLQLCQQLKDKISVFSSYWSYKPF
- the ROGDI gene encoding protein rogdi homolog isoform X2, with product MAAAMAATAVERAVLEEEFRWLLHDEVHAVLKQLQDILKEASLRFTLQGSGTEGPVKQENFILGSYGTDQVKGVLTLQGDALSQADVNLKMPRNNQLLHFAFREDKQWKLQQIQDARNHVSQAIYLLNNRDDSYQFRTGAEVLKRMFAPALPSDLLVNVYINLNKLCLTVYQLHTLQPNSTKNFRPAGGSVLHSPGAMFEWGSQRLEVSHVHKVESVIPWLNDALVFFTVSLQLCQQLKDKISVFSSYWSYKPF